One Clostridiales bacterium DNA segment encodes these proteins:
- a CDS encoding ribosome maturation factor RimP: MSKVVDRVSALIEPVLNDMGFELVDVELTKEGGKFYLRVYIDKDNHVTVDDCSEVSRVLDKIIDDNGIQNHDFFEVSSPGVERALKKDKDFEKYKGHDVLVGLFSNKYGKKKFEGKLVGRKDEVIIIDCDGEMLSFDQRDVSLIKTIFKF; this comes from the coding sequence GTGTCTAAGGTAGTTGATAGAGTTTCTGCTTTAATAGAGCCTGTGTTAAATGATATGGGATTTGAACTTGTTGATGTGGAGCTAACAAAAGAAGGTGGGAAATTTTATTTACGAGTATACATAGATAAAGATAATCACGTCACAGTAGATGATTGTAGTGAGGTAAGTCGTGTGCTGGACAAGATAATAGATGATAACGGTATACAAAATCATGATTTTTTTGAAGTATCATCACCGGGAGTTGAGAGAGCATTAAAAAAGGATAAAGATTTTGAAAAGTACAAGGGACACGATGTTTTAGTTGGATTGTTTTCCAATAAGTATGGGAAGAAAAAATTTGAAGGAAAGCTAGTGGGAAGAAAAGATGAGGTTATTATAATAGATTGCGATGGCGAGATGTTAAGTTTTGATCAAAGAGATGTGTCGTTGATAAAAACAATTTTTAAGTTTTAA
- the smpB gene encoding SsrA-binding protein SmpB — protein MGGSIEIQNRKARHNYSVEEIIETGIVLSGTEVKSIRSGNANLKDSYARIKDGEVYIVGMHISPYDKGNIFNKDPLRDRKLLLHRREINKLIGLVQQKGLALVPLKAYFARGKVKISLAVARGKKLYDKREDIKEREAKREMDRSIKERFR, from the coding sequence ATGGGTGGTAGCATAGAGATACAAAATAGAAAGGCTAGACATAATTACTCTGTAGAGGAGATTATCGAGACTGGTATTGTGTTGTCAGGCACAGAAGTTAAGTCTATCCGTAGTGGGAATGCGAATCTAAAAGATAGTTATGCTAGGATAAAAGATGGTGAGGTTTATATTGTTGGTATGCATATAAGTCCGTATGATAAGGGTAATATATTTAATAAGGATCCTTTAAGAGATAGAAAACTTTTGCTACACAGAAGAGAAATTAATAAGTTAATAGGTTTAGTTCAGCAAAAAGGATTAGCGCTTGTACCACTTAAAGCATATTTTGCTAGAGGGAAGGTCAAGATTTCTTTGGCGGTAGCTAGAGGTAAGAAGCTATACGACAAGAGAGAAGACATTAAAGAACGAGAAGCAAAGAGAGAGATGGATAGAAGTATAAAAGAAAGATTTAGATGA